The proteins below are encoded in one region of Rhinolophus sinicus isolate RSC01 linkage group LG07, ASM3656204v1, whole genome shotgun sequence:
- the ADO gene encoding 2-aminoethanethiol dioxygenase — protein MLGENMASLIQRIARQACLTFRGSGGGRGASDRCALPDPEAPMPQGFPENLSKLKSLLTQVRAEDLNIVPRKATLQPLPPNLPPVTYMHIYETDGFSLGVFLLKSGTSIPLHDHPGMHGMLKVLYGTVRISCMDKLEAGGGQRPRAPPPEQQFEPPLQARERDAVRPGVLRSRAEYTEASGPCVLTPHRDNLHQIDAVDGPAAFLDILAPPYDPDDGRDCHYYRVLEPVRAKEASGSTCDLPREVWLLETPQADDFWCEGEPYPGPKVFP, from the coding sequence ATGCTCGGAGAGAACATGGCCTCCCTGATCCAACGGATCGCCCGCCAGGCGTGCCTCACCTTCCGGGGCAGCGGGGGCGGCCGCGGCGCTTCCGACCGCTGCGCGCTGCCAGACCCTGAGGCGCCGATGCCGCAGGGCTTCCCGGAGAACTTGAGCAAGCTGAAGAGTCTGCTGACCCAGGTCCGCGCCGAGGACCTGAACATCGTCCCGCGCAAGGCCACGCTGCAGCCGCTGCCGCCCAACCTGCCACCCGTTACCTACATGCACATATACGAGACGGATGGCTTTAGCCTTGGCGTGTTCCTGCTCAAGAGCGGCACATCCATCCCGCTGCACGACCACCCGGGCATGCACGGCATGCTCAAGGTGCTCTACGGCACCGTTCGCATCAGCTGCATGGACAAGCTGGAGGCGGGAGGCGGGCAACGGCCGCGAGCCCCACCGCCAGAGCAGCAGTTCGAGCCGCCGCTGCAGGCCCGGGAGCGGGACGCCGTGCGGCCCGGCGTGCTGCGCTCGCGGGCCGAGTACACCGAGGCCAGTGGCCCCTGTGTCCTCACGCCACACCGGGACAACCTGCACCAGATCGACGCTGTGGACGGGCCCGCCGCCTTCCTGGACATCCTGGCCCCGCCCTACGACCCCGATGACGGCCGGGACTGCCACTATTACCGGGTGCTGGAACCCGTCAGGGCCAAGGAGGCCTCCGGATCGACCTGTGACCTTCCCCGAGAGGTGTGGCTCCTGGAGACCCCGCAGGCCGATGACTTCTGGTGCGAGGGGGAACCTTATCCAGGTCCCAAGGTCTTCCCTTGA
- the EGR2 gene encoding E3 SUMO-protein ligase EGR2 isoform X2, with product MNGVAGDGMINIDMTGEKRSLDLPYPSSFAPVSAPRNQTFTYMGKFSIDPQYAGASCYPEGIINIVSAGILQGVTSPASTTASSSVTSASPNPLATGPLGVCTMSQTQPDLDHLYSPPPPPPPYSGCAGDLYQDPSAFLSAATTSTSSSLAYPPPPSYPSPKPATDPGLFPMIPDYPGFFPSQCQRDLHGTAGPDRKPFPCPLDSLRVPPPLTPLSTIRNFTLGGPSAGATGPGASGGSEGPRLPGSSSVAAAAAAYNPHHLPLRPILRPRKYPNRPSKTPVHERPYPCPAEGCDRRFSRSDELTRHIRIHTGHKPFQCRICMRNFSRSDHLTTHIRTHTGEKPFACDYCGRKFARSDERKRHTKIHLRQKERKSSAPSSSVPAASTASCTGGTQAGVPLCSSNSSTIGGGSLAPCSSRTRTP from the exons ATGAATGGAGTGGCCGGAG aTGGCATGATCAACATTGACATGACTGGAGAGAAGAGGTCCTTGGATCTCCCATATCCCAGCAGCTTTGCTCCTGTCTCTGCACCCCGAAACCAGACCTTCACTTACATGGGCAAGTTCTCCATTGACCCTCAATACGCTGGTGCCAGCTGCTACCCAGAAGGCATCATCAATATTGTGAGTGCAGGCATCCTGCAAGGGGTCACTTCCCCAGCTTCAACCACAGCCTCATCCAGCGTCAcctctgcctcccccaacccACTGGCCACAGGACCGCTGGGTGTGTGCACCATGTCCCAGACCCAGCCTGACCTGGACCACCTCTACTCTCCACCGCCGCCACCTCCTCCTTATTCTGGCTGTGCAGGAGACCTCTACCAGGACCCCTCAGCCTTCCTGTCGGCAgccaccacctccacctcctcctctctgGCCTACCCACCACCTCCTTCCTACCCGTCCCCCAAGCCAGCAACGGACCCAGGTCTCTTCCCCATGATACCAGACTATCCTGGATTTTTTCCATCACAGTGCCAGAGAGACCTACATGGTACAGCTGGTCCCGACCGCaagcccttcccctgccccctaGACTCCCTGCGAGTCCCCCCTCCACTCACTCCACTCTCCACTATCCGCAACTTTACCCTGGGGGGCCCCAGTGCTGGGGCCACAGGGCCAGGGGCCAGTGGAGGCAGCGAGGGACCCCGGCTGCCTGGCAGCAGCTCAGtagcagcagctgctgctgcctATAACCCCCACCACCTGCCGCTGCGGCCCATCCTGAGGCCTCGCAAGTACCCCAACAGGCCTAGCAAGACACCTGTGCATGAGAGGCCCTATCCGTGCCCAGCAGAAGGCTGTGACCGGCGCTTTTCTCGCTCTGACGAGCTGACACGGCACATCCGAATCCACACGGGGCACAAGCCCTTCCAGTGTCGGATTTGCATGCGCAACTTCAGCCGTAGTGACCACCTCACTACCCACATCCGCACCCACACTGGTGAGAAGCCCTTTGCCTGTGACTACTGCGGCCGCAAGTTTGCCCGGAGTGATGAAAGGAAGCGCCACACCAAGATCCACCTGAGACAGAAGGAGCGCAAAAGCAGTGCCCCCTCCTCATCTGTGCCAGCAGCCTCTACGGCCTCATGCACGGGGGGCACGCAGGCTGGGGTGCCCTTgtgcagcagcaacagcagcactATTGGTGGAGGGTCCCTGGCCCCTTGCTCTTCTAGGACCCGGACACCTTGA
- the EGR2 gene encoding E3 SUMO-protein ligase EGR2 isoform X1, with amino-acid sequence MRVGIPSEASSCRWSARGPRDPPDRRRSGLTHVLSDNIYPVEDFAATSVTIFPNAELGGPFDQMNGVAGDGMINIDMTGEKRSLDLPYPSSFAPVSAPRNQTFTYMGKFSIDPQYAGASCYPEGIINIVSAGILQGVTSPASTTASSSVTSASPNPLATGPLGVCTMSQTQPDLDHLYSPPPPPPPYSGCAGDLYQDPSAFLSAATTSTSSSLAYPPPPSYPSPKPATDPGLFPMIPDYPGFFPSQCQRDLHGTAGPDRKPFPCPLDSLRVPPPLTPLSTIRNFTLGGPSAGATGPGASGGSEGPRLPGSSSVAAAAAAYNPHHLPLRPILRPRKYPNRPSKTPVHERPYPCPAEGCDRRFSRSDELTRHIRIHTGHKPFQCRICMRNFSRSDHLTTHIRTHTGEKPFACDYCGRKFARSDERKRHTKIHLRQKERKSSAPSSSVPAASTASCTGGTQAGVPLCSSNSSTIGGGSLAPCSSRTRTP; translated from the exons ATGCGAGTCGGGATCCCCTCCGAGGCATCATCTTGCCGGTGGTCAGCGCGGGGGCCGCGAGACCCGCCGGACCGCAGGCGGAGCGGGCTGACGCACGTG CTGTCTGACAACATCTACCCGGTGGAGGACTTCGCCGCCACGTCGGTGACCATCTTTCCCAATGCCGAACTGGGAGGCCCCTTTGACCAGATGAATGGAGTGGCCGGAG aTGGCATGATCAACATTGACATGACTGGAGAGAAGAGGTCCTTGGATCTCCCATATCCCAGCAGCTTTGCTCCTGTCTCTGCACCCCGAAACCAGACCTTCACTTACATGGGCAAGTTCTCCATTGACCCTCAATACGCTGGTGCCAGCTGCTACCCAGAAGGCATCATCAATATTGTGAGTGCAGGCATCCTGCAAGGGGTCACTTCCCCAGCTTCAACCACAGCCTCATCCAGCGTCAcctctgcctcccccaacccACTGGCCACAGGACCGCTGGGTGTGTGCACCATGTCCCAGACCCAGCCTGACCTGGACCACCTCTACTCTCCACCGCCGCCACCTCCTCCTTATTCTGGCTGTGCAGGAGACCTCTACCAGGACCCCTCAGCCTTCCTGTCGGCAgccaccacctccacctcctcctctctgGCCTACCCACCACCTCCTTCCTACCCGTCCCCCAAGCCAGCAACGGACCCAGGTCTCTTCCCCATGATACCAGACTATCCTGGATTTTTTCCATCACAGTGCCAGAGAGACCTACATGGTACAGCTGGTCCCGACCGCaagcccttcccctgccccctaGACTCCCTGCGAGTCCCCCCTCCACTCACTCCACTCTCCACTATCCGCAACTTTACCCTGGGGGGCCCCAGTGCTGGGGCCACAGGGCCAGGGGCCAGTGGAGGCAGCGAGGGACCCCGGCTGCCTGGCAGCAGCTCAGtagcagcagctgctgctgcctATAACCCCCACCACCTGCCGCTGCGGCCCATCCTGAGGCCTCGCAAGTACCCCAACAGGCCTAGCAAGACACCTGTGCATGAGAGGCCCTATCCGTGCCCAGCAGAAGGCTGTGACCGGCGCTTTTCTCGCTCTGACGAGCTGACACGGCACATCCGAATCCACACGGGGCACAAGCCCTTCCAGTGTCGGATTTGCATGCGCAACTTCAGCCGTAGTGACCACCTCACTACCCACATCCGCACCCACACTGGTGAGAAGCCCTTTGCCTGTGACTACTGCGGCCGCAAGTTTGCCCGGAGTGATGAAAGGAAGCGCCACACCAAGATCCACCTGAGACAGAAGGAGCGCAAAAGCAGTGCCCCCTCCTCATCTGTGCCAGCAGCCTCTACGGCCTCATGCACGGGGGGCACGCAGGCTGGGGTGCCCTTgtgcagcagcaacagcagcactATTGGTGGAGGGTCCCTGGCCCCTTGCTCTTCTAGGACCCGGACACCTTGA